The sequence TACTTTGAACTCTCCGAAACGAGCTATCTGGACAGTTCCTTTATTGGCGTCATTGTTTCGATAGAGAAGAAACTCCAAAAAGAATCGCGCGGGTCGATTGTGATCCTGAATCCCACGGAGAAGGTTAAAGAGATTCTCTCGATGATGGGGTTAAGCGAAATCCTGCCGATGAAGGAAAGTACCAAGATAAAGAATATTGAGTTAAATGAAGAAATAGAAAAGAAACTGGAAAAAGATTATAACGATATCAAACTGCTCTTGGAATCCCATCAAAATCTTATGGAAATCAATCCTGAAAACAAAAAGCGTTTCGGTCTGGTCGAGGAAATGCTGAAGCAGGAACTCGAAAGGAACAAAAATGAATGATATTCATCCTACCGCGATTATTGGGCAGGACGTAGTATTAGGCGACGGAATTAAAATTCACCCTTACGCTGTTATCGACGGGAAAGTCGAGATCGGCGACGGTTGTGTTATCGGTCCGTGTGTCCATCTGACCGGATGGGTACATATCGGGAAACGTACTAAAATTTATGCTCATGCCTCTATCGGGGAAGACCCGCAGGATTATTCGTTCGACGGTACTCCGGGGCTGGTGGAGATCGGCGACGATTGTCTGATCCGCGAGGGTG comes from Brevinematales bacterium and encodes:
- a CDS encoding STAS domain-containing protein, whose translation is MSEISKVMVGPFEGGALVKVTGRGTMEFCSQLFDYLIARIEKNKSENIYFELSETSYLDSSFIGVIVSIEKKLQKESRGSIVILNPTEKVKEILSMMGLSEILPMKESTKIKNIELNEEIEKKLEKDYNDIKLLLESHQNLMEINPENKKRFGLVEEMLKQELERNKNE